One window from the genome of Rariglobus hedericola encodes:
- a CDS encoding DUF4013 domain-containing protein: MPSLEQVCKRLFSDQSWFLKAILGALLLIVPVAHFLAFGYLYAMIEQARRGETLDFPEWGDWKRLFLNGLAAFAIFMVLGVIPILLAWALVWPLHFLNYGAFIYLPLVPAIMLAGPLTVAGIYQYQKHEEFRDAFRLSILIAMLRSTKSYFWVPTFALIGFLVAGYPLMTFTIFVGLAASWTYYTVSFRFVEESRKRTVRL; this comes from the coding sequence ATGCCTTCCCTTGAACAAGTTTGCAAACGCCTCTTTTCCGACCAGTCGTGGTTCCTTAAAGCCATCCTCGGAGCCCTGTTGTTAATCGTGCCCGTGGCCCACTTTCTGGCCTTCGGATACCTGTATGCGATGATCGAGCAGGCCCGACGCGGCGAGACGCTGGATTTCCCTGAATGGGGCGATTGGAAACGTTTGTTTCTCAATGGACTGGCGGCTTTTGCGATTTTTATGGTGCTGGGCGTGATTCCGATTTTGCTGGCGTGGGCGCTGGTGTGGCCACTGCACTTTTTGAACTATGGGGCGTTTATTTATCTGCCTTTGGTGCCGGCGATCATGCTGGCCGGCCCGCTCACGGTGGCGGGTATTTACCAGTATCAGAAGCACGAGGAGTTTCGTGATGCGTTCCGCCTATCGATCCTGATCGCGATGTTGCGCTCGACCAAATCGTATTTCTGGGTGCCGACGTTTGCCCTGATCGGCTTTCTGGTGGCCGGATATCCGCTGATGACCTTCACCATTTTTGTGGGTCTGGCGGCCAGTTGGACGTATTACACCGTCTCGTTCCGCTTCGTGGAAGAATCTCGCAAACGCACGGTCCGCCTCTGA
- a CDS encoding polyprenyl synthetase family protein, translating to MDFTTKLNQLITRVEASLDQLVPAHVGTEPGPVRIHAAMRYTLQAGGKRLRPVLALSAAELFQPQASALPAAVALECIHTYSLVHDDLPCMDNDDLRRGRPTAHKQFDEATALLAGDGLLTHAFLILATHYAADPRLVTALVRELADAAGSARLVGGQMQDLLAEKKSDATAAELDFIHLNKTAAMLEASLVMGGLVGGADEATLSGLRTAGRHLGLAFQIIDDVLDATADSATLGKTAGKDAKSGKTTYVSLHGIDAARRMAKDQTEAALAAIRALPGDTSFLLQLAESMLRRSK from the coding sequence ATGGACTTCACAACCAAATTAAACCAGCTCATCACCCGGGTCGAAGCCTCGCTTGACCAGCTCGTCCCTGCCCACGTCGGCACCGAGCCCGGCCCCGTCCGCATCCACGCGGCGATGCGCTACACATTGCAAGCCGGCGGCAAACGCCTCCGTCCCGTCCTCGCACTCTCCGCCGCCGAACTCTTCCAACCGCAGGCGTCCGCCCTGCCCGCCGCCGTCGCCTTGGAATGTATTCACACCTATTCGCTCGTGCACGACGACCTGCCGTGCATGGACAACGATGACCTGCGCCGCGGCCGCCCCACGGCCCACAAACAATTCGACGAAGCCACCGCCCTGCTCGCCGGCGATGGTCTCCTCACCCACGCCTTTCTGATTCTCGCAACACACTACGCCGCGGATCCCCGGCTCGTCACCGCCCTCGTCCGCGAACTCGCCGACGCCGCCGGCTCAGCCCGCCTCGTCGGCGGACAAATGCAGGACTTGCTCGCCGAGAAAAAATCCGACGCCACCGCCGCGGAGCTCGATTTCATTCATCTCAACAAAACCGCCGCCATGCTTGAAGCCTCGCTGGTCATGGGCGGGCTCGTGGGCGGCGCCGATGAGGCCACACTCAGCGGATTGCGCACCGCGGGCCGTCACCTCGGTCTCGCTTTTCAAATCATCGACGACGTCCTCGATGCCACCGCCGACAGTGCGACTCTCGGCAAGACCGCCGGCAAAGACGCCAAGTCTGGCAAAACCACCTACGTGAGTTTGCACGGGATCGATGCCGCCCGTCGCATGGCCAAGGATCAAACTGAAGCCGCGCTCGCCGCGATTCGCGCCTTGCCCGGCGACACCAGCTTTCTCCTGCAGCTCGCCGAATCGATGCTCCGCCGCTCCAAGTAA